AGGTTTCGGAGCCGGCTCATCCCCACCGTTATCGCTTGCCGGGGGCTTGGGCTTTGGCTGCGGAGCGGGTGCGCTTGTGCTGGTTCCTTCTTTCGGTTCCGACGCTTTCTTGTCCTTACCGTTCAAGAGCATGAAGGCGAGAATCCCGCCCGCGATGAGAAGAAGAACGAACACGATCCCCATCCCGATCGCGACCCACACGAGGGTCTTACTTTTTTGTGGTGCCGCGCTGTTTGGGTACGTCATCGTGTTCTCCCTGTGTGATGGCTGTGGCGTGCGACTACTTCATTTGAGAAAGGAGCTGGTCGCCCCAGGCAGCCACGTTCTCCATCGGAAGGCCGCTTGCGGCCCCGGCACTGATGTACACCAGCTTGCCATTGGGCCCGGTCGCGTAACAGCTGCCGCTGATATCGGAGGTTTGGGCGCACTGCCAATTTCCGATGGCTTTCATTTCACCGGTCGAATATTTGGTGAGCATCTCTTGCATGTCGGAGTCGGTCACGATCGACACGATATACACCGTTTGTTTGTCGGGCGACATGTACGTGGCCTCCTCTTCACCGAGACCCATCTCGGACATCGACGAGTCTGCTGTCATGTCGCCGACCTTCGGCGGGAGACTTCCCATGCCCGCGCTGCCGCCCCCGTTACCGCCGGGGTCTGGAGCTGGGTTGCCGCCGGGGTCTGGGGCGGGGACGCCGCCGGGGTCTGGGGCCGGGACGCCGCCGGGGTCTGGGGCGGGGTTGGCACCGGGGTCCGGTGCAGGGGCCGGTTTGGGGGTGTCGCCGCCTGTGTCGCTTCCGCCGGCGTTTGGTGCAGGGGCGGGTGCGGCGGCACTCGTGGTGGTGTCATCTTTGGGTTCCGACGCTTCCTTGTCTTTACCGCTCAACAGCACAAAGGCGAGCACGCCACCTGCGATGAGGAGCAGAATCAAGAGAGCACCGCACCCGAGTGAACTGCTCCCCATTAGTTGGACTGAGAAATCAGTTACCGACTAGTGGGGAGTAGTTTTCTTTGAGAGCACGAAGTTCGCTGAGTGAGCATCAGCGCGAGCAGCTGGTTGAACTGTTTGAGCAAGGCATGGGCTCTCAAGCCGCTGCGAATGCTCTTGGTGTCTCCAAATACGCCGTCCGTAAGTTCTATCGTCGGTTTAAGCTGCATGGCAGGCTATGTCTTGTGGAGAAACCGACTAAGCAGCAGTATTCGTTCGACATCAAGAAGGAAGTTGCCGAGCGCCACCTTGCTGGTGAGACAGCGATGGATCTTGCGCGCGAATTTGGACTGTCATCAGAGCAGTTAGTCAGAGCGTGGTCGTGGAAATGGCGCAAAGGTGGCGATGAGGCACTAATGCCGAAGCCGAAGGGCAGGCCCAAAGGCTCGGTCGCGCCGAAGCCGCTCTCGGAGGAAGAGAAGCTGCGTCGCCAGATCGCACGGTTGGAAGCGGAAAACGCCTATCTAAAAAAATTGCGGGACTTGAGGAATCAGGGACGCGCCTGAAAGTCCAGGCGATTGTCATCCTCAAGTCACAGCATCCTCTGCAATACCTTTTGGATGCGGCAGATATGCCGAGATCGACGTTCTTCTACCACCAGAAACGCCTCAGCGAGCCGGATAAGCACGCTGCGCTCAAAGACGCGATCCGGGAAAGCTTCGAGCGTAACAAGTATCGCTACGGCTACCGGCGAGTGCTACTTGACCTGCGCAACCAGGGGTGGGTGGTCAACCACAAGCTCGTCTACAAACTCATGTGCGAGATGGGGCTTCGAGCGAAAGTCCGCCAGCGCAGGCCATATGTGTCCTACAGCGGGACGAGCAGCCACATTGCCGACAACACGCTTGACCGCAAGTTCACCCCAGATAAGCCCAATACCGTCTTTGCCAGCGACGTCACCGAGTTCAGGGTCGCAGGCCGCAAGGTCTACCTGTCACCGGTGATGGATCTGTTCGACCGTTCAATCGTTGCCCACACCGTGGCTACATCGCCGTCGACAGCGTTCACCGCCGATTCGTTAGCTAAGACGATTAACACGTGTGCGCCTGAACCTGGGTGGATGATCCACACCGATCAAGGTTTCCAGTACCAGCATTCGACCTGGCGCAACCTCATTCATGACAACGGTGGTGTTCAGTCGATGTCGCGTAAAGCCAACTGTTACGACAACGCGGTCATGGAGAATTTCTTCGGGCACTTGAAAACCGAGATGTACCACGGAGAAGTCTTCGACACCGTCGCAAAGTTCAACCAGGCGATCGACGAGTACATCCAGTGGTACAACACCGAACGCATCCAACAACGACTCAAGGGCCTGACCCCGATGCAATATCGAAATCAGACCCTTGAAGCCCTAACCGCCTAGAATTAAACCAGTCCAACTTTCGGGGGCCAGTTCAGAGACCGATCCACAGGCCCGTTTTGTTTTTCTTCTCGGGAGGCATCCCGTTCGCATACCCCATCGAGGACGCGTCATTGGGTATTTGATACTGGGGTGGCTGCTGGTATTGAGGTGCCTGGCCCGTGGGATCGGGCGCTTGCTGCCAATCATTGTTGCTCATTGAGTGCTCCTATAAATTGATCGCCCCATGCGGCGAGAGTTTTGAGGTCACTGGTTATGCTCGCGATTGCGACATAGCCGTGAGTGTCGTCTTGTGTCACGCATCCGGAGAGCGATCCGTTTTCTTCGGTAACGCATGTCCACCTGCCGATCTTCTGGGCGCCGGGGAGGTCCTTCGTCACGCTCGCGGCGGTGCGGTCGGCGTTCTTACCAGCCCCAACTTCGACCTGGGTACCGTCGGATTTCTCGTAAAGCGCGTGAATGTCAAAGTTTTGCGGCGGCTGGTGCGGTTCGTCCGACTGGACGAGGACAAAGTCTGCGAACTGTTGGGGCTCCCCACCTCGCGCTTCGACGGGCGTGGGTTCGCCGTCGGGGCCGGGTTCTGGTTGCGGTGCGGGCGCAGGTGTGGGGTCCGTTTCGTTGCCGCCGTCGTTCGGGCCGGGCGCTGGTGTCGAACTTTCGCCACCGCTGGTCTCGCTGGGATTCGGGGCGGGAGCCTCAGCGGAGGTCGTTGCCGTCTCGCTCTCCTGTGACTTCTTTGAGTCGTCGCCACCCATGAGGGTGAGGGCGAGGGCTATGCCGCCCACAATGAGGGCCAGCAGCACGAGGCAGCCGCAGCCGAGGCCGATCCACAGGCCGGTTTTGCTCTTTTGGGTCGGTGGCATGCTTTGCGGAAGGCCGCTGTAAGGTGAGGGTTGCGCCATCAGCTCGCGCCTCCCGCGGAGATGAACTGCTCGCCAAAGTTCGCGAGAGTTTGTGCGTCTGCATCACCGATGACCTTGATGACGTTCGTGCCATTGGTGGATTTCACGCAGATGCTCTCGTTGCCCGACGCACCCCCATAGAAGGGGCCGCACGTCCAGCCGCTGATCTCCTGGGCGCTTCCGCTCAGGGTCAGCATATCTATCTCGTCTTCGATCGGTGCGAGGGGGTTCTCAGCACCGGAGACGATGATTTGGCCGGTCGAGGAAGTATAGGTGGCGCCGTAGTCGGCGCCGACGACGTTGTCTGTTGCGACTTCACCCAGGGTGTATTCTCCAACCTGCTGAGGCAGATTGGAGTTGCCGCCATCAGGGGCCGGCGCAGGGTTGTCGCCGCCACCGTTCGGGGCAGGAGCGGGATTGGGTGCTGGGTTGTCGCCGCCGCCGTTGGGAGCGGGGTCGGGAGCTGGGTTGTCGCCGCCGCCGTTGTTCTGGCCGGGTGCCGGGGCCGCGGCCGATGTGGTTGTGCCGCCGTCGCCCGAATCCTTCGGGTCGTCCCCGCCCATGAGCATCACTGCGAGCGCGATGACGCCGATCAGGAGCGCCAGGAGTACGAGGCAGCCGCAGCCGAGGCCGACGTACAGGCCAGTTTTGCTCTTTTTCTCCGGAGGCATCGCACCCGGGTACCCCATAGGCGGTTGCCCTTGCGGCGCTCCTTGACCGGCTGGAGCCTGGTTCCACTGATTGCTCGACATATGCGTAATCCTCATCGGATGGGGCGGTCTGCGCACGCGCACAAGGGATAGCGCAGCACACTGTAATGCAGGCCGTGCGTCAGTATTACACATCACACCGAAGGAATACTAGGGTTGCCCTAAATCTCTGCCGCGGTGTCGATGGGCGAGGTCCCCCTCGGCTATTTGAGTTGCTCCATGAACTCATCGCCCCAGGCTGCAATGGTGCTGAGGTCGGCGTCTGAATCAAGCGGAACGAGGAGAACTCTTCCGCGTTCGTCGTCGGCCATGCACACGTTCATCTCGTATTGCGTTCCGCACGACCAACGCCCAATGGTCTGTGGGTTCGTGAGGTCGGCGACGTCCTCTTCGAATGTGCGACCCGGATCGTTCTCGATTCCAATCTCGTATCCGTCGCCGCTCTCATCTTCGTAGCGAGCGCGCACGACGTAGTCGAACTTTGGATCTTCGCCGCGGGCCTCGGACATGACGAGGCGTGTATTGCCCACCGTCTCGGGCTCACCCGATTTGGGGGTGACAGCCTCGGAGTGTGAAGTGCCCGAGGAGCCCGACGTTTGCTCGCCCGTATTGTTCAGCAGCACATAGGCGAGGATCCCGGCGCCCGCGAGTGCCGCGAGCACAGCGAACATGCCACCGCAGCCAAGTAGCACCCAAAGAAGAGTGTTGTTCTTGCGTGCCGGGGATGCAGAGGGGGGATTGAGGTGACCCATTGGTGGTTGCATGGCACAAGGCTAAAGGGAAACGGTGTTGCTCTCGCAGTGACGCGCACGAGTCTTTCGAAATCGCCGATATTTGATGACGCTTCGAGGCGATTGCTGAGCTTTTGACCCGCTTGGCACCCTCCAAACCTAGTCCTCTAGGATAAAACCTGCAGGCAGATGCTAGTTTGAGCAAAATCCACCTTTCAAGGAGGACCAATGGGAACATTTTTCACCGGTGAGAGCACGCCGGGGCTCATCGACTGGTCGTCGATGCCTACTTACAACACGATCATGGCGGTCGCCGCTGGTGCGACCCTATTCGCACTCGTACTTTTCGTACGGGGACTCGCGAAGCGCAGTGCACTCTCGCGCACTGAGGCATTCGCGGAAGGAACCGAGGAACGCCGCGAGCTCGCTGCTTTTCTCGACGGTTATGCCGTTGCCTTTGGGGTATTCGGTCTCATTCTTTTTGCGACCGGCCTCCACATGATCCTGACGTGGCCGCTCGCAGAGGGCGGCTTCCCGTTCGACAACATCGTCTTTGGTGAAACATGCGTGCCGCTCGGTGCCCTCGCTCTCGGACTCTCAATCTATTTGTGGCGCCGCCGCGATAGCGTGCTCGAGGCTCCGAACCCGCTCGTGCATCTTGCGCGCGTCGCGAGTCCTGTCGGGTTCTTTACGATCCTCCTGGGCCTTGCACTGATCGGCATCGCGCTTGCGGGTCTCGTTTATCAGCTGTTCGCAGCGCCCCCGCAAGAACCGATTTCGGGTGCGTTTTCGAACATGCCCATGCTCGAAAACGGTGCACTCGCGATTCTTTTCTGTCTTGTCGCCTTCGGTGCGATCTGCTTCCCCTTCATCACTAAGCAGATTCGTGACACAGGAACTCTCACGCCCCTCGCAACGGCCGCTGGTTGGTGTCTTGCGATTGCTGGCATCGCGTGGGGCCTTTTTGGCGCGATGAACTTCTACACCCACATTGGGCTCATCGTGAACACCATGTGAGCACCAGTCCTCGATAGTGAAGGCGGGCCGACTCGTTGAGGGTCGGCCCGCCTATCCTTCTACTCGCTATTTGTGGAAAAGGCTCTTTTTGCCGAAGACCGGCTCGCTCGTGACGAGCACGCCAAGCGCGCGGAACACCGATTCATCCACCGAGCCGAGGATCGTCGTGGTGTGCACGTCGCAGCCGCGCAGATTTTTAATCTGTGCGAGTGCCGCGGCGGCATTTTCGTCGCTGCCTGCCGAGACCGAAAGGGCGATGAGCACCTCGTCGGTGTGCAGGCGCGGGTTGCGTGACCCAAGGTGATCGACCTTGAGGGTCTGGATTGGCTTGATCGATTCGGGGGACAGCAACAGCGCATCCTCGGGAATTCCCGCGAGATGCTTGAGCGCGTTGAGGAGCATGGCAGCGGAAGCACCGAGCAGATTTGAGGTCTTTCCTGTAATCAGGGTGCCGTCGGAAAGTTCAAGACACGAAGCGGGCGCACCGGTTTTTTCGGCAAGCGCGAGCGCGGGTTGCACGGTGGGGCGGATCGTTTCCTCCACGCCGAGTTTGGCCATCACGAGCTTGATGCGCTGCGATTCGTTTGCGGGTAGTTCGAGCTTCTTTTCGGAGACCCGAGCCTTGTAGTAGCGGCGCACGACCTCTTGCGTGGCAGCCTCGCGGCACGCGTCATCGTCGGTGATCGCGTAGCCCGCCATATTGACGCCCATGTCGGTAGGGGAGGAGTAGGGGCATTCGCCAAGGATGCGCTCAAGGAGGATCCTGAGCAGCGGAAAAGCCTCAATATCGCGGTTGTAGTTCACGGCCTTTTCGCCGTAGGTTTCGAGGTGGAACGGGTCAATGAGGTTCACGTCGTCGAGATCCGCCGTTGCCGCCTCATAGGCGAGGTTCACGGGGTGCTCGAGCGGAAGATTCCAAATCGGGAACGTCTCAAACTTTGCGTAGCTTGAATCGATCCCGCGCTTGTGATCGTGGTAGATCTGCGACAGGCACGTCGCGAGCTTGCCTGACCCCGGCCCCGGCGCCGTCACGATAATGAGGTCGCGCTCGGTTTTCGCCCACTCGTTTTGACCAAGCCCCTCCTCGGACACGACGAGGGTCGGGTCCGGGTAGCCTTTGATCGTGCGGTGGCGCACGACCGTCAGACCGAGCCGCTCCATGCGAGTTTTAAACTGCGACGCCGCCTCGTTACGATCGTCCATTTGCGTGAGCACGATCGTGTTGACGAGGAAACCGCGCTCGCGGAACACATCCACGAGGCGCAGAACGTCCTCCTCATACGTGATGCCGAGGTCGGCTCGCATCTTGTCGTGTTCAATATCGTGGGCGTTGATGGCGATAAGGATCTCGAGCTCATCCTTCAGCTCGTAGAGCATCGCGATCTTGTTATCGGGTGTGAACCCGGGAAGAACCCTCGAAGCGTGCAGGTCGTCGAAAAGCTTGCCGCCCATCTCGAGATACAGCTTCCCGCCGATCTGAGCGCGCCTTTCGGCGATGTGCTTCGACTGCAGCTCGATGTACTTCTTCGGATCAAAACCTTGCGTGCGTGCCACGCGAGCCTCCTGCGATGAGATGAGAAAAATGAGGGGGCCGGTGGCATACGACCTGCATGTGCAGCCCTCGGCATTCTAGGGTAAAAATTCGGCGATTTCCGGGACCGTTGAGAGCCGACGGCCCCGCGCGCACCCGCGAGGCCTACTTTCTCGTGGAGGTTCCGCTCTCAGCCCTTCACGGAACCGCTCATCATGCCCGAAATGAAGTACTTCGATAGCAGGATGTACACGACGAGGGTGGGAGCCGAGGCGAGAAGTGCGCCAGCCATCGACACCCCGTAATTGGTCAGCAACGCGCCGTTGGCGAGGTTGTTGAGGGCGAGGGTTACCGGGCCGTTCATCGGCGTCGCGAAGAACACCGCGAAAAGGAAGTCGTTCCACGCATTCGTGAATTGCCAGATCATGACCACCACGAAACCGGGAATCGAGATGGGCAGCGCGACGGACCAGAACGTGCGGAGCATCCCCGCGCCATCAACCTTGGCGGCTTCGATGAGCGATTCGGGAACCGTCTCGAAGTAGTTGCGGAAGATAAGCGTGCAGATCGGGATACCGAACACGACGTGCACGAGAATAAGCGAGGGAACGCCCGAGTCGATGGGTAGAGCAAGCACGAGCGAGAGCAGGGGGATCATCACGGCCTGGTAGGGCAAGAACATGCCAAACAGGAGGAAGGTGAAGACCAGATCCGCCCCGGGGAAACGCCAGCGAGATAGCACGAAGCCGTTCATGCATCCGAGAGCCGAGGAGATGATCGTCGAGGGGATGACCATCGCAAACGAACGCCCCATCGCAGGCGAAAGCGTTTCCCAGGCTTCCGCCCAGTTCTCAAGCGTCCACTCGCTCGGCAGCGCCCATGCGCGGGCGGCTGAGGCATCGCCGCTCGTTTTGAAGCTCGTGACGATGAGGACGTAGACGGGAATCAGGACAAGGACGACGCCGATGAGGAGAAGGGCAAGGCGGACGTACCGCCACGGGGAAACCGAGGAGGTGTTCACGACTGACGCTCCCTGTGTTGCTGGATGAGATAAGGAACGATGAGGACGCCCACGATGATGAGAAGAATCGTGCCGACGGCAGCCGCGTTCGCGTAGTCGAAGCTCGACTTAAACACGAACATGTCCACGGCGGGGATCTTGGTTTGGTAGTTCGAGGGTTTCGAGATCGACATGATGAGGTCGAAGCTCTTGAGGCTCATGTGCGCGATAATTACGAGAGCACTCATGATGATGGGGGTAAGCTGCGGGAAAATCACGTGGCGGTAGATCTGCCACTCGCTCGCGCCATCCATGCGTCCCGCTTCGCGAAGCTCATCGGGAACGCCGCGGAAGCCAGCGAGAAAGAGCGCCATGACATAGCCGCTCAGCTGCCAAATCGCCGGAAGGGCGATCGCGGCGATGCCCCACGTAATGTTGTTCCACCAAGGGTTTTGGAGAAAGCCGAGCCCCACCATCTGAAAGAGGCGGTTAAGACCGCTAGCACTCTCGCCCTGGTTGGAGTTGAGGAGCCAGCGCCACACCACGCCCGAGGCCACGAAGGACACGGCCATGGGGAAAAGGTAGATGGTTTGGAACACTCGACCACCTTTGATGGGGCGGTCGAGAAGCCACGCCCACACGAATCCGGTGATCATCGCGCCGCCCAAGAACACCGCCGTGAAAATCACGAGGTTCATGAGTGAGTGGCGAAAATCGGGGCTCGAGAGAAGAGCGATGTAGTTATCGAGGCCCACGAACTTACTGGGTTGCACGCCGTTTGTTTGCGCTGCCGTGTGGTTGTCCGTGAGAGAGGTCCATACGTTCTGCGCCATAAGCACGTAGACGAAGATCCCCACGAGAATGAGCGAAGGCGAGATGAGCAGCAGTGGCGCCGCATACTTTTTCATGCCTGGTCCTAGGGTGAAGGTGGCATCGGTGGGGGCCGGGCGAGCGTCGGACATGAGATCCCCGGCCCCGAAACCGATGTGAAAGCGGAGCTTACTTCTTCATATTCGATTCGGCAGCGGACACGAGCTCGGCCTGGAACGCCTTGGCGTCGGTCGCGCCGGAGGTGAACTTGCTCGTTGCGTCGGAAATGGCGTTGAGCCACGCGACCGAAGTTGCCGCACCGTGGGCGATCGAGGCGCAGATCTTGTCGTGTGCGAAGGACTCGAGCGCAGACTGCTGATACGCCGGGAACTTCGAGACATCAGCGTCGGTGCGCGCGGGGATCGAGCCCTTGGCGAGGTTGAAGGCTTCCTGGCCCTCAACGGACGAGATGGTCTTGAGCCACGCCTTTGCA
The window above is part of the Dermabacter vaginalis genome. Proteins encoded here:
- a CDS encoding DUF981 family protein; amino-acid sequence: MGTFFTGESTPGLIDWSSMPTYNTIMAVAAGATLFALVLFVRGLAKRSALSRTEAFAEGTEERRELAAFLDGYAVAFGVFGLILFATGLHMILTWPLAEGGFPFDNIVFGETCVPLGALALGLSIYLWRRRDSVLEAPNPLVHLARVASPVGFFTILLGLALIGIALAGLVYQLFAAPPQEPISGAFSNMPMLENGALAILFCLVAFGAICFPFITKQIRDTGTLTPLATAAGWCLAIAGIAWGLFGAMNFYTHIGLIVNTM
- a CDS encoding DUF1846 domain-containing protein; the encoded protein is MARTQGFDPKKYIELQSKHIAERRAQIGGKLYLEMGGKLFDDLHASRVLPGFTPDNKIAMLYELKDELEILIAINAHDIEHDKMRADLGITYEEDVLRLVDVFRERGFLVNTIVLTQMDDRNEAASQFKTRMERLGLTVVRHRTIKGYPDPTLVVSEEGLGQNEWAKTERDLIIVTAPGPGSGKLATCLSQIYHDHKRGIDSSYAKFETFPIWNLPLEHPVNLAYEAATADLDDVNLIDPFHLETYGEKAVNYNRDIEAFPLLRILLERILGECPYSSPTDMGVNMAGYAITDDDACREAATQEVVRRYYKARVSEKKLELPANESQRIKLVMAKLGVEETIRPTVQPALALAEKTGAPASCLELSDGTLITGKTSNLLGASAAMLLNALKHLAGIPEDALLLSPESIKPIQTLKVDHLGSRNPRLHTDEVLIALSVSAGSDENAAAALAQIKNLRGCDVHTTTILGSVDESVFRALGVLVTSEPVFGKKSLFHK
- a CDS encoding carbohydrate ABC transporter permease, giving the protein MNTSSVSPWRYVRLALLLIGVVLVLIPVYVLIVTSFKTSGDASAARAWALPSEWTLENWAEAWETLSPAMGRSFAMVIPSTIISSALGCMNGFVLSRWRFPGADLVFTFLLFGMFLPYQAVMIPLLSLVLALPIDSGVPSLILVHVVFGIPICTLIFRNYFETVPESLIEAAKVDGAGMLRTFWSVALPISIPGFVVVMIWQFTNAWNDFLFAVFFATPMNGPVTLALNNLANGALLTNYGVSMAGALLASAPTLVVYILLSKYFISGMMSGSVKG
- a CDS encoding carbohydrate ABC transporter permease produces the protein MKKYAAPLLLISPSLILVGIFVYVLMAQNVWTSLTDNHTAAQTNGVQPSKFVGLDNYIALLSSPDFRHSLMNLVIFTAVFLGGAMITGFVWAWLLDRPIKGGRVFQTIYLFPMAVSFVASGVVWRWLLNSNQGESASGLNRLFQMVGLGFLQNPWWNNITWGIAAIALPAIWQLSGYVMALFLAGFRGVPDELREAGRMDGASEWQIYRHVIFPQLTPIIMSALVIIAHMSLKSFDLIMSISKPSNYQTKIPAVDMFVFKSSFDYANAAAVGTILLIIVGVLIVPYLIQQHRERQS